In Acaryochloris marina S15, a single genomic region encodes these proteins:
- a CDS encoding cobalamin-binding protein, which yields MSRSDLRIISLIPSATEIVAALGCGGYLVGRSHECDYPERVQDLPVCTAANLNSDRPSRVIHDQVTELLQSALGIYRLDLDQLKDLQPTHIVTQAQCEVCAVSLADVEQALTQITDQTTQVISLQPSLLAHVWQDMERVAIALGYDSQSIVQQLQTRIKNCQQQLQDLEHRPTVACIEWTDPLMIAGNWVPELVDLAGGVPCLGTVGQHSSWLTWEQLLVANPDIIVCMPCGFNLEQTAQATQELAQKPQWQQLKAVQNQQVYLTDGNQYFNRPGPRLVDSMELLAEIFHPHIFPPRYAGHGWLKFY from the coding sequence ATGTCCCGGTCAGACCTGCGGATTATTTCTTTAATTCCGAGTGCGACGGAAATCGTGGCAGCTTTGGGATGCGGTGGCTATTTGGTGGGCCGCTCCCATGAATGTGACTATCCTGAGCGGGTGCAAGATCTACCGGTTTGCACCGCAGCCAATCTGAATTCCGATCGGCCCAGTCGCGTTATCCATGATCAGGTGACAGAGCTGCTGCAGTCGGCACTAGGTATCTATCGTCTGGATTTAGATCAGCTAAAAGATCTACAGCCCACGCATATTGTCACCCAAGCCCAATGTGAAGTCTGTGCGGTGAGCCTAGCCGATGTTGAGCAGGCTCTCACTCAGATCACGGATCAAACGACTCAAGTGATTTCACTGCAGCCCAGCCTGTTGGCCCATGTTTGGCAAGATATGGAACGCGTTGCGATCGCACTCGGATACGACAGCCAATCCATCGTTCAGCAGCTCCAAACCCGCATCAAAAACTGTCAGCAGCAGCTTCAAGACCTTGAGCATCGACCCACCGTAGCCTGCATTGAATGGACCGATCCACTGATGATTGCGGGCAATTGGGTGCCAGAGCTGGTGGATCTAGCGGGAGGAGTCCCGTGTTTAGGAACCGTTGGTCAACATTCCAGTTGGTTAACCTGGGAGCAACTGCTCGTAGCCAATCCAGACATCATTGTTTGTATGCCCTGTGGTTTTAATCTGGAGCAAACGGCCCAGGCCACCCAAGAACTGGCCCAAAAGCCCCAATGGCAACAGTTGAAAGCCGTGCAGAACCAGCAAGTGTATCTCACGGATGGCAACCAATATTTCAATCGCCCTGGCCCCCGTTTAGTGGATTCCATGGAACTTTTAGCCGAGATATTTCATCCCCATATCTTTCCTCCCCGCTATGCTGGGCATGGATGGCTAAAGTTTTACTAA
- a CDS encoding MFS transporter: MNDPISPDSGKLSFKTKLAYGAGDMGPGITATLLVFSLLIFLTNVAGLNPGLAGTVLLIGKISDAINDPIIGVLSDRTKSRWGRRHSWMLFGSIPFGLFFVLQWVVPHFSANAEINQWGLFIYYTLIAVFFNIAFTAVNLPYTALTPELTQDYNERTSLNSFRFAFSIGGSILALVLGILISQWVEDPSQQYFVIGLGCAILSVLPIYWCVWGTEERYTAEIPEAMPVLEQVKIALSNRPFLFVIGIYMCSWLAFQLTAAIIPYYVTSWMKQDAYFQVALLVQVVAIVMLFVWSNVSERIGKRMVYFMGMSLWIIAQSGLFFLQPGQIVGLYLLSMMAGVGVATAYLIPWSMLPDVIELDELKTGERREGIFYAFMVLLQKMGLALGLFVVGIALENTGFISSTPGQALPVQPDSALLAIRIAIGPLPTLILLIGLLLAYFYPISREVHAEILLKLREKRLGLETSADHAPPQMDVMDEQ; this comes from the coding sequence ATGAATGACCCCATATCTCCCGATTCTGGAAAATTAAGTTTCAAGACCAAGTTGGCCTATGGTGCAGGAGATATGGGGCCAGGAATTACGGCTACACTCCTGGTTTTTTCGCTACTCATCTTTCTCACCAATGTGGCTGGTCTCAATCCAGGTCTAGCAGGAACTGTTCTCTTAATTGGCAAAATCAGTGATGCCATTAACGATCCCATCATTGGGGTCTTAAGCGATCGGACAAAATCTCGGTGGGGACGCCGTCATTCTTGGATGCTATTTGGATCCATTCCCTTCGGTTTATTTTTTGTCTTGCAGTGGGTTGTGCCTCACTTTTCCGCCAATGCGGAGATCAATCAATGGGGTTTATTTATTTACTACACGCTGATTGCTGTGTTTTTTAACATCGCATTCACTGCGGTGAATTTACCCTATACAGCCCTCACACCTGAATTAACCCAGGATTATAACGAACGGACCAGTCTAAACAGCTTTCGATTTGCCTTCTCCATCGGTGGGAGTATCCTAGCTTTGGTACTAGGTATACTCATCTCTCAATGGGTCGAAGATCCCAGCCAGCAATATTTTGTCATTGGTCTAGGATGTGCAATTTTATCGGTCTTACCCATCTATTGGTGCGTGTGGGGAACGGAAGAACGCTATACCGCTGAAATACCTGAAGCCATGCCCGTTCTGGAACAGGTAAAAATAGCGTTATCTAACCGCCCATTTTTATTCGTCATTGGCATTTATATGTGTTCCTGGCTAGCCTTTCAACTTACGGCTGCCATTATTCCTTATTACGTCACGAGTTGGATGAAGCAGGATGCCTATTTTCAGGTCGCCCTGCTCGTTCAAGTCGTCGCCATCGTCATGTTGTTTGTATGGAGCAATGTCAGTGAGAGAATCGGCAAGCGAATGGTTTATTTCATGGGCATGTCCCTGTGGATTATTGCCCAAAGCGGGTTATTCTTTCTCCAACCCGGCCAGATTGTCGGTCTATATTTACTGAGTATGATGGCCGGTGTAGGGGTAGCCACCGCCTATCTGATTCCTTGGTCCATGCTGCCTGATGTGATTGAGCTAGATGAGCTGAAAACAGGCGAGCGCCGGGAAGGCATCTTTTATGCGTTTATGGTGCTACTCCAAAAAATGGGTCTGGCATTGGGCCTATTTGTCGTCGGAATCGCCTTGGAAAATACCGGATTTATTTCCTCAACGCCGGGGCAAGCACTGCCGGTACAGCCCGATTCAGCCCTACTAGCGATTCGGATTGCCATTGGCCCCCTCCCCACCTTAATTTTATTGATTGGCTTACTGCTGGCCTATTTCTATCCCATTTCACGGGAAGTGCATGCCGAGATCTTGTTGAAATTACGAGAAAAACGCTTGGGACTAGAGACCTCTGCCGATCATGCTCCACCTCAAATGGATGTCATGGATGAGCAGTAA
- the xseB gene encoding exodeoxyribonuclease VII small subunit — MQGNSDTSTTPSGAELPADWRYEETIREVETIITEIETGQLDLADVFERFAAAITYLRQCEAFLADRQGQMELLIEELGDETEF, encoded by the coding sequence ATGCAAGGTAACAGCGATACATCGACTACTCCAAGCGGGGCTGAACTCCCCGCTGACTGGCGGTATGAAGAGACCATCCGCGAAGTCGAAACGATTATCACTGAAATTGAGACGGGGCAGTTGGATTTGGCCGATGTCTTTGAGCGCTTTGCAGCCGCCATTACTTATCTACGCCAATGTGAGGCCTTCTTAGCCGATCGACAAGGCCAAATGGAACTCCTAATCGAAGAACTGGGAGATGAAACAGAGTTTTAA
- the xseA gene encoding exodeoxyribonuclease VII large subunit: MTSYQPNLLVPPEVLSVKGLTDYIQALLEEDQTLVQVWVEGEVSSAVRHRSGFFFTLQDQQESVSIHCVIWNSYCEQLVIEPEVGEQILALGRIRLYPQRGQYQLMAWQLFPAGEGLRSLRYQQLRERLTLEGLFDPLQKQALPAYPQTVGVVTSHQAAAWGDIKRTLKAQHPGLKVLFSPTKVQGKQAPEAIVLAIERVIKDGRADVLIVARGGGATEDLVCFNDERVVRAIAECPIPVISGIGHQRDETLADLVADVCAHTPTAAAECIPRLTDWQKDYRNSIARLYITLTRQLDVAHEHLLYQKTRLRRLQMDRQLEREQVLRSRLQNHLLHTIKQRLGQAQQHQQLLQQQLTSLDPTQVLKRGYALVQTTDHQIVRSTEHLQVDQELKVELAEGHFTARVTALQSSPQESDDAR; this comes from the coding sequence ATGACATCCTATCAGCCCAATTTATTAGTTCCACCTGAGGTATTGTCCGTTAAAGGGTTAACGGATTATATTCAAGCACTACTCGAAGAAGATCAAACCTTAGTCCAGGTTTGGGTGGAAGGAGAGGTATCCAGCGCCGTCCGACATCGCAGTGGCTTCTTTTTTACCCTCCAGGATCAGCAGGAATCCGTCTCCATTCACTGTGTGATTTGGAATAGCTACTGTGAGCAACTCGTCATTGAACCGGAGGTAGGTGAGCAGATTCTGGCCTTAGGCCGTATTCGCTTGTACCCACAACGGGGCCAGTATCAGCTGATGGCCTGGCAATTATTTCCCGCTGGAGAAGGGTTACGTTCCCTGCGCTACCAGCAACTCCGGGAACGCTTAACCCTTGAAGGCCTCTTTGATCCGCTTCAAAAGCAAGCCCTCCCTGCTTATCCCCAAACGGTCGGGGTGGTAACCTCCCATCAAGCTGCGGCTTGGGGTGATATCAAACGCACTCTGAAGGCCCAGCATCCCGGGTTGAAGGTGCTGTTCTCACCAACTAAAGTCCAGGGCAAACAAGCACCAGAAGCGATCGTGCTGGCCATTGAACGGGTAATTAAGGACGGTAGAGCCGATGTCTTGATTGTGGCCAGAGGTGGAGGCGCAACAGAAGACTTAGTCTGTTTTAATGATGAGCGGGTGGTGCGGGCGATTGCAGAATGCCCCATTCCCGTTATTTCTGGCATTGGCCATCAGCGAGATGAGACCCTGGCCGACCTGGTGGCAGATGTTTGCGCCCATACTCCTACAGCAGCGGCTGAGTGTATTCCGCGCTTAACAGACTGGCAAAAGGATTATCGCAATTCTATTGCTCGCCTATATATCACTCTCACTCGCCAGCTCGATGTGGCCCATGAGCACTTGCTGTATCAAAAAACGCGCTTACGGCGGTTGCAGATGGATCGGCAGTTGGAACGGGAACAGGTATTGCGATCGCGATTACAAAACCATCTCCTCCACACCATCAAACAGCGGTTGGGACAGGCTCAGCAGCATCAACAGCTGTTACAGCAACAGCTCACTTCTCTAGACCCCACCCAAGTTCTTAAACGGGGATATGCCCTCGTCCAAACCACGGACCATCAAATTGTCCGGAGTACAGAACATTTACAGGTCGATCAAGAACTCAAGGTAGAGTTAGCAGAAGGCCACTTTACTGCTCGTGTCACGGCGTTGCAGTCCTCACCCCAGGAATCGGATGATGCAAGGTAA
- a CDS encoding transglycosylase domain-containing protein yields the protein MIPGHCFKLSKRGCESAVSLSQTASPNNPNRFSKGTSFIGGIGKAAGSTILITTMLASAAVAGSLMGVAISFRNLPDVRSLKGYIPNETTHIYDINGKILASLHDEENREVVPLDNISPHLKLAVLAIEDSNFYKHDGINPYGILRATVTNIQAGETVQGASTLTMQLVKNLFLTPRRELGRKVAEAVLAMRLEKLFKKDEILEMYLNQVYWGHNTYGVETAARSYFNKSSSDLNLAESSMMAGIIQAPESFSPFDFDSVTDETLEIAKQRQAVVLNRMKKLTWITEEEEQAALDTPLKFGKVTSFQVSRSPYITNTVIKELTRRFGRDALSKGGMRIQTTIDIKMQEIAEDSVKWGQQRISYAADQMALVAVDPRTHFIKAIVGGVDSKKSEFNRATQSIRQPGSAFKPFVFYAAFASGKFTPSSIINDKKVTFNDGTARGYTPLNYDKTYGGSMSLRQALATSRNIPAVVLGQKVGVEKVIDICRVLGIKSPIPPVISLPLGSVDLTPLEMASAYATFANNGWQSETTAIAQVTDSSGRLLLDNTPQPKLVLDPWASASLTQSLQAVINGGTGTSAQIGRPAAGKTGTTSSERDVWFVGYVPQLATAVWAGNDNYSPMGRGASGGSYAAPVWRDFMSKALADKRVEYFKSPSKFPKPGG from the coding sequence ATGATCCCTGGCCATTGTTTCAAACTTTCCAAAAGAGGATGTGAATCTGCTGTGTCTTTATCGCAAACTGCCAGCCCCAACAACCCCAACCGCTTTTCCAAAGGCACCAGTTTTATTGGGGGAATTGGCAAAGCAGCGGGTTCCACTATTCTGATCACGACTATGCTGGCCAGTGCTGCCGTGGCTGGTAGCTTAATGGGGGTCGCGATTAGCTTTCGCAATTTACCGGATGTACGGTCCTTAAAGGGGTATATTCCCAACGAAACCACCCATATTTACGATATTAACGGCAAAATTCTAGCGAGCCTTCACGATGAAGAAAACCGTGAAGTCGTTCCCTTAGACAATATTTCTCCCCATCTGAAGTTAGCCGTGTTAGCCATTGAAGACAGCAACTTCTATAAACATGATGGGATTAATCCCTACGGTATCCTCCGGGCTACGGTCACTAACATCCAGGCCGGAGAAACCGTCCAGGGTGCCTCCACCTTAACCATGCAGCTCGTCAAAAACTTGTTTTTGACCCCTAGGCGAGAGCTAGGTCGGAAAGTCGCAGAGGCCGTTCTGGCCATGCGGTTGGAGAAGCTGTTCAAAAAAGATGAAATTTTAGAAATGTACCTCAATCAGGTGTATTGGGGACATAACACCTACGGCGTTGAAACCGCAGCCCGCAGCTATTTCAATAAATCGTCATCCGATCTGAACTTAGCAGAATCGTCCATGATGGCGGGCATTATTCAGGCCCCTGAAAGCTTTAGCCCCTTCGATTTTGACTCCGTAACCGATGAAACCTTAGAAATTGCCAAGCAGCGGCAGGCAGTTGTTCTCAATCGGATGAAAAAGCTGACCTGGATTACCGAAGAAGAAGAGCAAGCTGCGTTAGACACCCCTCTGAAATTTGGTAAGGTAACGTCCTTCCAAGTCAGCCGCTCTCCCTACATCACCAATACAGTGATTAAGGAATTGACCCGTCGGTTTGGCCGAGATGCCCTGAGTAAAGGGGGAATGCGGATTCAAACCACCATCGATATCAAGATGCAGGAAATTGCTGAAGATTCGGTGAAATGGGGACAACAGCGAATCTCCTATGCAGCCGATCAGATGGCTTTGGTGGCGGTTGATCCACGCACCCACTTTATCAAGGCAATTGTCGGGGGGGTCGATAGCAAAAAAAGTGAATTTAATCGAGCGACCCAATCCATTCGCCAACCGGGATCTGCCTTTAAGCCTTTTGTCTTCTATGCCGCCTTTGCATCCGGAAAATTTACCCCCAGCAGCATCATCAATGACAAAAAGGTCACCTTTAATGACGGGACCGCACGAGGCTATACGCCCCTGAACTACGACAAAACCTACGGAGGGTCCATGTCTCTGCGACAAGCCCTAGCCACATCCCGGAATATTCCGGCCGTTGTTCTGGGCCAAAAGGTCGGGGTGGAGAAAGTCATTGATATTTGTCGGGTATTGGGCATTAAAAGCCCCATCCCCCCTGTAATTTCACTCCCCTTAGGGTCTGTAGACTTAACCCCTCTAGAAATGGCTTCAGCCTATGCGACGTTTGCCAATAACGGCTGGCAATCCGAAACCACAGCCATTGCCCAAGTCACCGATAGCAGTGGGCGGTTGCTGTTGGATAATACCCCCCAGCCCAAATTAGTCCTAGATCCATGGGCATCTGCCTCTTTAACCCAGTCCCTCCAGGCCGTTATTAATGGCGGCACAGGAACCTCTGCCCAAATTGGCCGACCGGCGGCAGGTAAAACGGGAACCACATCTTCTGAGCGAGATGTTTGGTTTGTGGGCTATGTACCCCAATTAGCCACAGCGGTATGGGCCGGAAATGATAACTATTCACCCATGGGGAGAGGGGCCTCGGGAGGCAGCTATGCGGCACCGGTCTGGCGAGATTTCATGAGTAAAGCGCTTGCGGATAAACGGGTGGAATACTTTAAGTCACCCAGCAAGTTTCCCAAACCTGGCGGTTAA